The window TGTCCGGGGCGACGGCCCGCCACATCCTGTGGCGGGCCGTCTCGGCGCTCCGGGCTTCCGGACATCCTGTCCTCCAGCCCTGCGCGACGCCCGGACAAGGACGTGCATGCGCCCTCTTCTCAGGTCTGTAATCCGGCGGGTCGGTAGGGAGGGCGAGAAGCGTTTTCTCAGTTGGGGCATGTAGACCTTGAGCTCATGGAGACTGCGGAAGGTGTCACCGGGCGTTGACCTGGTCCCATGGCGGGACTCACTCATATGGTTGATTGAAAAACGGTTGGGTCAGAGTTCCGATGCGGTCCGACTCGTGGAAGTCGTCATGATGGGCCCCCGCCAGTCCATCTGCGACGCCCTGCTCCGCTTCCTGGCCACCTTCACCTGATTCCACCCCCACAGCGGCTTTCCCCACATCGATCCAGGTGTTATCTTGTCCCCGGCGGCGGCCAACGCGCCGCGCCGCGTCTTTCCGAGAAAACCGGGAAAGGACTCCCATGGCCGACATCTGCACACGCAGCGAGGACTACTCGCGCTGGTACCAGGACGTGATCCAGCAGGCCGAGCTGGCCGAGGCCAGCCCCGTGCGCGGCTGCATGGTGATCCGTCCCAACGGCTACGCCATCTGGGAGACCATGCAGCGCATCCTGGACGACCGGTTCAAGGAGCTGGGCCACGTCAACGCCTACTTTCCCCTGCTGATCCCCAAGAGCTTCTTGGCCAAGGAAGCCGAGCACGTGGAGGGCTTTGCCAAGGAATGCGCCATCGTCACCCATTCCCGGCTCAGGTCGGTCATCAAGGACGGCAAGCCCTCGTTGGAGCCCGATCCGGCCTCGAAGCTCGAGGAAGAGCTGATCATCCGGCCCACCAGCGAGACCGTGATCTGGAACCAGTACCGCAAGTGGATCATGAGCTACCGCGACCTGCCGCTCTTGATCAACCAGTGGGCCAACGTGATGCGCTGGGAGATGCGCACCAGGTTGTTCCTGCGCACCACGGAGTTCCTCTGGCAGGAGGGCCACACGGCCCACGCCACCGCCGCGGAGGCGCGCGAGGAGACGCTGCGCATGCTCGAGTGCTACAGGTGGTTCGCCGAGGACGTGATGGCCATGCCGGTGGTCGTAGGCGCGAAAACGCCCAGGGAACGATTCGCGGGCGCCAAGGAAACCTATTCGATCGAAGCGATGATGCAGGACAACAAGGCGCTGCAGTCGGGCACGAGCCACGACCTCGGCCAGAACTTCGCTAAGGCCTTCGACGTGAAGTTCCAGGACCAGGACGGCGTCCAGGACTATGTGTGGGCCACGAGCTGGGGCGTCAGCACGCGTCTGATCGGCGGTCTGATCATGTGCCACAGCGACGACAAGGGCCTGGTGGTGCCGCCCCGGGTGGCCCAGCGCAAGGTCGTGATCGTGCCGATCTGGCGGAAAGACGAGGAAAAGGCTGTAGTGCTGGAGAAAGCCGCGGAACTGCGCGATGGCCTGCGACCGGTAGCCGGCATGGTGCACGTGGACGACCGCGACAACATGCGCCCCGGCTGGAAGTACGGCGAGTGGGAGCGCAAGGGCGTGCCCATACGCATCGAACTCGGCCCCCGCGACGTGCAGAACGACGCCTGCGTGCTGGTCACCAGGCACGACGGCGAGAAGCACACGGTGCCCCTGGCCGGGCTGCCGCAGGCGGTCACCGAGCACCTCGAGCGCATGCAGCGGGAGATGTTCGACGCGGCCGCGGAGCGGCTCAGGAAGAACACGCACCGTCTGGACACCTGGGACGAGTTCACGGCGCTGTACACGAACGAGGGCGGCTTCGCGCACTGCCACCACTGCGGAGCCGGCAAGTGCGAAGAGGCCATCCAGGACGAGACGAAGGTCACCATCAGGAACATCCCGCT is drawn from bacterium and contains these coding sequences:
- the proS gene encoding proline--tRNA ligase — protein: MADICTRSEDYSRWYQDVIQQAELAEASPVRGCMVIRPNGYAIWETMQRILDDRFKELGHVNAYFPLLIPKSFLAKEAEHVEGFAKECAIVTHSRLRSVIKDGKPSLEPDPASKLEEELIIRPTSETVIWNQYRKWIMSYRDLPLLINQWANVMRWEMRTRLFLRTTEFLWQEGHTAHATAAEAREETLRMLECYRWFAEDVMAMPVVVGAKTPRERFAGAKETYSIEAMMQDNKALQSGTSHDLGQNFAKAFDVKFQDQDGVQDYVWATSWGVSTRLIGGLIMCHSDDKGLVVPPRVAQRKVVIVPIWRKDEEKAVVLEKAAELRDGLRPVAGMVHVDDRDNMRPGWKYGEWERKGVPIRIELGPRDVQNDACVLVTRHDGEKHTVPLAGLPQAVTEHLERMQREMFDAAAERLRKNTHRLDTWDEFTALYTNEGGFAHCHHCGAGKCEEAIQDETKVTIRNIPLDAKDEEGACIRCGKPSHKRVLFAQSY